TATCAAATGTTAAAAGCATTGGAATATTTGGCGCCGGAATAAGCGGAATTGCCGCATATAATCTGCTGCAATCAATGAAATTAAACTGTATCGTCTATGATGAATTCAATGAAGCCTATGCTGGGTTTACCCAGGCCGATGTAAAAAAACATCATGTCATAATCTGTAGTCCGAGTTTCATGCCAGGCCATGAATGGGTAGATCTGGCCAGAAAGCATTCCATAAAGTGTATCCCAGAACTTGATCTCGCCTATGCAGCTATGATAAAAGGTTACCAGGGCAAAATCATTGCTGTCACAGGTACCAATGGGAAAACAACCACGGTGGAATTTTTGACATTTATACTGAAAAATGCTGGCTATAGAGCCATAGCCTGTGGTAACATTGGCCGCCCATTGGCAGATGTGGTCCTATCCGAAGATATTGTGGATAATGATTACCTGATATGCGAAGTCAGCTCTTTCCAGGCATCGATGCTTTCTCTTTTTTCACCGGACGTTTTGCTGTGGACAAATTTTTACCCAAACCATTTGAATAAACACAGGACGATGGAGGAATACTTTAATTGTAAGTCAAACTTATTAAAGACCTTACGATCTGACCAATTCTTCTGCGGTCAAAGCGTAACCGAGGTTGCTAGAAAAAACAACATAAACAGCAAAAAATTCAGCCAGGCAATCGAGTGTATCTACAGCGATGAATACGAATCTATGGTCACAGGTACATCCATGGCCCTGGCAACAAATAGGGAAAATTTCGCAATTTCAGCAAGGTTCTGTGACAGAAACAACATACCACTTACAAAACAGCTCATAGAAAAGTTCAAGCCGCCAAAATATAGATTGGAATTTGTGTGCAAAAAATATGGTAAATTTTTTTGGAATGATTCGAAATCTACCACATTTTCATCCCTTAGAGCAGCCCTTAACAACTTCAATCATAAGGTAATATGGATTGGTGGCGGCAGATCTAAAGGCGAAACCATGGAAGATCTATTGCCCATTATTCGCCATAGAATCGAATATGCGCTGCTCATCGGTGAAACCGGCAGTCCACTGGGTGAACTCTTACATCAAAACCACATACCCTATAAATACACCCATAGCATTGAATGCGCAATAAGGGAATCCGTACAATTAGTGTCTGATACTGTTTTATTTAGCCCCGCTTTCACCAGTTTCGATCAATTTAAAGATTATAAAGAAAGAGGTAAATTTTTCGAAAAATGCATTTTCAGTTTGAAAATTTAATACAGTATGCATGTAGTTTAATTGTGGGTTGTAACTCAATGGGATGAAGATAAAATTTAATATGAAATTGGTAAAATTTTTTTATAAGCTGCTGTTTTGTGGCATAGGGTTAAGTTGTTTTGCATTGGTCGGATGTAGTACTATTTTCCACAAGGACGATGGGCCGACCCCCGGCGATACGGTGGTAAAAATTGATGACCTTCAATCGGATGAGGCTCCCATGGTTGCCCTATCGCCCAGGCCTCGACACATCCCAAATCGACCGGTTGTAGTTCCAGAACTAATTGACATTGATGTCGATATTACAAAGGATGTGGTGGTGGCTGATAGGCCGAAATCCGGCAGTGACTATGTGGTAAAAAAAGGCGATACCATATGGAAACTTTCACGCAGATTTGGTCTGAAGGTTGGTGATATATTAAGTGCTAACAGCCTGGATAAAAACGATAAAATACTTGTGGGACAAAAAATCTTCCTGCCGAACATCTCCGAGGATGCTGTCAAAAGTGTGGCTTCTAGTGACAAATACACCATCCAATCCGGGGATACACTGTCTAAAATAGCCAGTAAATACGGGGTGACCGTCGCTGCCATAAAATCAGCCAATGATATGACCAGTGATCGAATAATAGCAGGTAGAACCATAGTCATACCAAGTGGCAATAGAAATTTTTCTAATCCGAGTTCGATGGCGGCCAATACACACTCCATCCCTCTTGGTGAATACGTTGTTAAACCCGGAGATACCCTGGCAGCCATAGCCAAACGATCCGGCATCAGTGTCTCTAATCTACAGCAGGCAAATAGCCTAGGTGACCCATCCAGGTTACAGGTTGGTAAAAAATTAATTATAGCGAAACCATCACCTAACACTGCCATCGATGCGTCCATCACCGAAGGCCCTGGTGTTTCCAAAGTTGCCAGCGTGCAAAATGAACACCTCAGCAATAGCAAAGCCAAATCTTCCAATTACGACTTCATGAATGATTCTGATTTTTTCCAGGGAATAGATAATATACCCATAGTACAGATAAGTGAATAGCAGTAACTATAAGCAATATAGGGACTTTTTTAAAAACAGTTGGATTGGGGTTTGCCCCCTGGTGGTTGTTTTTTTGCTAACCGGCCTAGGGCTATTGGCACTTTCAAGTGCTTCATTTTCAATGTCAGATAAACTACTAACCAGACAGTTTATTTGGCTAATTATTTCGGTGATTTCGGCGATGATCTTTGCGTTCATCCCGCTGGAATTACTGCATAGGCTGCGGAATCCGGTCACATATGTCATGTTTGTCGCCCTAATCCTTGTACTAATCCCTCCCATTGGCCATGTGGTAAATGGGTCGCGACGATGGATAAAAATTGGAAGTATCGGGATCCAGGTCTCAGAGTTCGCTAAAATCGCCATTATAATCTGGTTGTCCGCCTATATATCAAAACATATCCATTTGATTGATAACCTATTGTACGGTTTTGGCTATCCGATGATAATCACCTGTATCTTTTCCACCTTGATATTACTTGAACCGGACTATGGCACGGCGTTTCTATTCATCTCTGTTGCAATTACGTTACTGTTTTTATCCGGAGCAAAAATTGTATACCTGTTATATACGGTGATTTTTGGTGGAATTATTTTCTCCATTTTGATATGGTTAAACCCGGTTCGATTGAAAAGGATAATGTCTTTTTTAGATATCGAAGGCAATAAATCCGATGGCTCTTATCAACTCTGGCAGGGCATGTTGAGCTTTGCTGCCGGAGGTATATTTGGTGAAGGTATCGGTCTGGGTAGGCAGAAAATATCCTATCTGCCAGAAGCACATACAGATTTTATCCTGGCCGTGATTGGCGAAGAAATGGGGTTCATTCTCACAGGATTTATCATGTTTTTATTTTTCCTGTTTGCCATCAGCTGCCTATTGATTTTACGGCAACAGAGTTCCCTGTATCCCAGGCTGCTCGGCTATGGCGCGACATTGATGATAACCTACCAGGCAATTATGAACATGTGTGTCGTAACCGGCTGCATGCCAACAAAAGGCATATCGCTGCCATTTATAAGCTATGGCGGATCTAACCTGTTATTGCTCTACTCTTTGGTTGGGATAATTTTCAATTGCATGAGATATGATAAGCCTATTTTAGAAGATACTTCAACCCAGTGATTCTTTCGGTAGATTTATTGTTTTTGACCGCCAGATAATAGGATTTTGGATCTCCAACCAGGAAAACTTTACTCCGGCCGCGGGTTATGGCCGTGTATACCAAATTCCTTTGCAACATGACGTAGTGCTGATTCATCAGCGGTAATATAACTATGGGAAACTCGCTTCCCTGGGATTTATGTATTGTGATGGCATAGGCCAGGGCAATGTCACCGAGGTCCGACCTTTTAAGCTCAACGTTCTCGCCGTTAAAATTCACGGTCATCAAGCCTTCCAGGCTATCCATAGAAATTATCCGGCCCAGATCACCGTTAAAGATATTTTTGTCATAGTTGTTCCTGAGCTGGATAACCTTATCTCCAAGCCTGAAATTATTCCATGAAGTTTTCGACGCAGCATGACTAAAGGTTTCCTGTAAAATTTCATTAAAATTGATAACCCCAACGCTACCCTTGTGTAATGGGACCAACACCTGTACGTCGTCCACCGGATCAATGCCATACCATTCATGTAATAGATCCTTACATAGAATTTTTACAATTTCTATACATTCCTCCGGAGTGGTTGCGAGAATAAAACTGAAGTCTCTATTTTTATCGACATCATAGACGGTTTTAGTAACCACCGGTAATCCCTGATTGCCAGAAATTATGCTGTGTGCCATCGACACGATATCGCTCCGATTATCCTGGCGAAATACGTTTTTCAACCTCGTGACCGAAAACATGTTGGAATCTATGCAATCCCATAAAACATTACCAGCACCCACCGACGGCAACTGGTCCACATCGCCGACTAACAGTACGCTGGTTCTGGTATTTAGTGCACGAAATAATGCGGCAGCCAGCTTTGTATCAAGCATACTGGCTTCATCAATTACCACAAAATCTGCATCCAATGGCATGGTTTCATCGTGCAAAAACCTGTGGCCATCGGGTGTAAATTGCAACAATCGATGAATGGTTTTGGCAGGAACTCCGGTCATTTCACCTAGTCGTTGAGCGGCGCGTCCCGTGGGCGAAGCCAACAAAACCTTTGCATCTTTTGCAGACAAGATGCTCACAAGTGCACGCAAAATCGTTGTTTTGCCGGTGCCTGGCCCACCGGTTATTATGGACAATTTGCTGGTCAATGAGGTTTTCAGTGCATCAACCTGTTCCTTTGCAAAAACAAATCCTTCTCGGTTTTGTGCCCAGAGGATTGCGCCGTCGATGTCTATGCTAGGCAAGGACCTATCAATTGATTTTGAGATTCTACGGAGGCTGTTCGCAATGGTTTCTTCGGCAATTTTTAGAGCCGGTAACTGCAGCAGCCCACCTTCCAGCACAAAAATGCTTCCAATCTGGATGAGAAAATTCAATTGATCGTCAATTTTATCTTCGGGAATTTCCAACAAAGCCCTGGCGGTTTTAAGCAGCATTTCCCGGCTAACACAGGTATGGCCAGCTGTCTCGAAGTTATTGAAACAAAAACAGATACAAGCTTCTATCCGGGAATGATGGTTGCTTGGCACACCCAGGTTAGCCGCAATCCTGTCGGCGGTCTTAAACCCAATGCCCGGCACTTCGTTGGCAACCCTATAGGGATCGGTCTCCAGTATGGTTTTTGCCTTGTCACCATAGGTCTTATAAATCCTAAGGCATACGGAATTCGACAGTCCATAGGTTTGCAAAAAAATCAATATATCACGTATAGCAACCTGCTCATCCCAAGCGCGTTTTATGCTCTTGGCCCGCATTGGACCAACCCCAGGGACCTCTCTCAATCGTGCCGACTCCGACGATATGATCTCGAAGGTCCTGGCACCAAATTTGTCAACAATTTTGTCCGCATATATCTTACCTATACCAGCAATTAACCCACTTCCAAGGTATTTGCGAATGCCACGGACATCGGCCGGCAGGGAAGATACAAACGACTGGATTAAAAATTGCCGACCATATTTCGAATGTTCATCCCAATGGCCACTAAGTATCAACGTCTCACCACAGTTAACGCCTGGCAAATTTCCACGGGCCATAAAGGGCTTTTTCGTTGTTACAAATGTCAGTTCCGCAATGGAAAAAAACGACTCCTCGTTTCTGAAAAGGAAACGCTCAAGCACAGCACTTATGTTTTCACAGGACTCCACCCAAAGGACTCATTATCAACACCGATCAAATATTCAAGTCCTAAAGTGCGGTGACTAAGCTGCATATTTATGTTGAAACCAAAGATTCCTGTCAATATACAGTCAGATGGATGTCTAAGAAAGTTTGTCTCCTGTCATTTGGTTGCCGTTTGAATCAATCAGAAATTGTAACCCTGGGTGAACAATTGGAAGACCTTGGTATGCAAATATCCAGGCAAATAACCAGTGATATGGATCTCCTAATTATCAACACCTGCGCCGTCACAAACCAGGCCACATCGAAATGCCTGCAGAACATAAGGTCGATGGTTTTAAAATTTCCGATGGCTAGGGTGATTGTAACTGGTTGCTACACAACTATTGGAAGAGATATTTTGGCCAAAATGACCGGCATCGATCTCATCGTAACAAATTCACAAAAAAATACCATCGCCGGCCATGCCTTGGAAATAATTTCAAAGCCAAAAAATAAAGTACCAATTCTAAT
Above is a genomic segment from Puniceicoccales bacterium containing:
- a CDS encoding putative lipid II flippase FtsW is translated as MVVFLLTGLGLLALSSASFSMSDKLLTRQFIWLIISVISAMIFAFIPLELLHRLRNPVTYVMFVALILVLIPPIGHVVNGSRRWIKIGSIGIQVSEFAKIAIIIWLSAYISKHIHLIDNLLYGFGYPMIITCIFSTLILLEPDYGTAFLFISVAITLLFLSGAKIVYLLYTVIFGGIIFSILIWLNPVRLKRIMSFLDIEGNKSDGSYQLWQGMLSFAAGGIFGEGIGLGRQKISYLPEAHTDFILAVIGEEMGFILTGFIMFLFFLFAISCLLILRQQSSLYPRLLGYGATLMITYQAIMNMCVVTGCMPTKGISLPFISYGGSNLLLLYSLVGIIFNCMRYDKPILEDTSTQ
- a CDS encoding LysM peptidoglycan-binding domain-containing protein, which codes for MKLVKFFYKLLFCGIGLSCFALVGCSTIFHKDDGPTPGDTVVKIDDLQSDEAPMVALSPRPRHIPNRPVVVPELIDIDVDITKDVVVADRPKSGSDYVVKKGDTIWKLSRRFGLKVGDILSANSLDKNDKILVGQKIFLPNISEDAVKSVASSDKYTIQSGDTLSKIASKYGVTVAAIKSANDMTSDRIIAGRTIVIPSGNRNFSNPSSMAANTHSIPLGEYVVKPGDTLAAIAKRSGISVSNLQQANSLGDPSRLQVGKKLIIAKPSPNTAIDASITEGPGVSKVASVQNEHLSNSKAKSSNYDFMNDSDFFQGIDNIPIVQISE
- the murD gene encoding UDP-N-acetylmuramoyl-L-alanine--D-glutamate ligase, with translation MLIDELREISNVKSIGIFGAGISGIAAYNLLQSMKLNCIVYDEFNEAYAGFTQADVKKHHVIICSPSFMPGHEWVDLARKHSIKCIPELDLAYAAMIKGYQGKIIAVTGTNGKTTTVEFLTFILKNAGYRAIACGNIGRPLADVVLSEDIVDNDYLICEVSSFQASMLSLFSPDVLLWTNFYPNHLNKHRTMEEYFNCKSNLLKTLRSDQFFCGQSVTEVARKNNINSKKFSQAIECIYSDEYESMVTGTSMALATNRENFAISARFCDRNNIPLTKQLIEKFKPPKYRLEFVCKKYGKFFWNDSKSTTFSSLRAALNNFNHKVIWIGGGRSKGETMEDLLPIIRHRIEYALLIGETGSPLGELLHQNHIPYKYTHSIECAIRESVQLVSDTVLFSPAFTSFDQFKDYKERGKFFEKCIFSLKI
- a CDS encoding ATP-dependent RecD-like DNA helicase encodes the protein MESCENISAVLERFLFRNEESFFSIAELTFVTTKKPFMARGNLPGVNCGETLILSGHWDEHSKYGRQFLIQSFVSSLPADVRGIRKYLGSGLIAGIGKIYADKIVDKFGARTFEIISSESARLREVPGVGPMRAKSIKRAWDEQVAIRDILIFLQTYGLSNSVCLRIYKTYGDKAKTILETDPYRVANEVPGIGFKTADRIAANLGVPSNHHSRIEACICFCFNNFETAGHTCVSREMLLKTARALLEIPEDKIDDQLNFLIQIGSIFVLEGGLLQLPALKIAEETIANSLRRISKSIDRSLPSIDIDGAILWAQNREGFVFAKEQVDALKTSLTSKLSIITGGPGTGKTTILRALVSILSAKDAKVLLASPTGRAAQRLGEMTGVPAKTIHRLLQFTPDGHRFLHDETMPLDADFVVIDEASMLDTKLAAALFRALNTRTSVLLVGDVDQLPSVGAGNVLWDCIDSNMFSVTRLKNVFRQDNRSDIVSMAHSIISGNQGLPVVTKTVYDVDKNRDFSFILATTPEECIEIVKILCKDLLHEWYGIDPVDDVQVLVPLHKGSVGVINFNEILQETFSHAASKTSWNNFRLGDKVIQLRNNYDKNIFNGDLGRIISMDSLEGLMTVNFNGENVELKRSDLGDIALAYAITIHKSQGSEFPIVILPLMNQHYVMLQRNLVYTAITRGRSKVFLVGDPKSYYLAVKNNKSTERITGLKYLLK